Proteins encoded by one window of Salvia splendens isolate huo1 chromosome 14, SspV2, whole genome shotgun sequence:
- the LOC121765529 gene encoding protein phosphatase 2C 37-like yields MAGMCCEVNLAETETTAPVQPTSRSARRRGMEIHQFKFDSALAPPLSGAGKRKRQKFDTVVPVLPPRECEIRSDQLAGEAEPEAKQLRVSVKPSEAAIETEVAPDYPKFGMTSVCGRRRDMEDAVAIHPSFSGPNPNFPDGMHFFGVYDGHGCSHVATTCRNRMHEIVKEELEAAGSSSWERTMCESFLKMDKEVGSCSSSRDGACSVSACRCELQTPQCDAVGSTAVVAVVTPDKIVVSNCGDSRAVLCRNGVAIPLSVDHKPDRPDELNRIQEAGGRVIFWDGPRVLGVLAMSRAIGDNYLKPFVISEPEVTITERTAEDECLILASDGLWDVVSNETACGVARMCLQSRKPPSPPSPPRSPGSDMTVTAAGESSDKGCSDASILLTKLALARHSTDNVSVVVVDLRRSC; encoded by the exons ATGGCTGGTATGTGCTGTGAAGTGAATCTAGCTGAGACGGAGACGACCGCCCCGGTGCAGCCGACCTCGAGGTCTGCAAGGCGGAGGGGGATGGAAATCCATCAATTTAAGTTCGATTCCGCGTTGGCGCCACCGCTTTCTGGCGCTGGAAAGAGGAAGCGTCAGAAATTCGATACTGTTGTTCCGGTTTTGCCACCTAGAGAGTGTGAGATTCGGAGTGATCAGCTGGCCGGCGAGGCGGAGCCGGAGGCGAAGCAGCTGCGTGTATCGGTGAAGCCGTCAGAGGCGGCGATTGAGACGGAGGTGGCTCCGGATTATCCTAAATTCGGGATGACGTCCGTTTGTGGACGGAGACGAGATATGGAAGACGCTGTTGCGATTCACCCCTCTTTTAGCGgtccaaaccctaatttcccCGATGGAATGCATTTCTTCGGCGTCTACGACGGCCACGGCTGCTCACAT GTGGCAACAACGTGCCGAAATCGGATGCACGAGATCGTGAAGGAGGAGCTCGAAGCGGCAGGCTCGTCGTCGTGGGAGCGAACCATGTGCGAAAGCTTCTTAAAAATGGATAAGGAAGTCGGCAGCTGCAGCAGCAGCCGAGACGGCGCCTGCTCCGTCTCCGCCTGCCGCTGCGAGCTCCAGACTCCGCAGTGCGACGCCGTCGGATCCACCGCCGTGGTCGCCGTTGTCACTCCGGATAAGATCGTCGTTTCGAACTGCGGCGATTCCCGCGCCGTGCTCTGCCGCAACGGCGTCGCGATTCCTCTCTCCGTCGATCATAAG CCGGATCGGCCAGATGAACTTAACCGGATCCAGGAAGCCGGCGGCCGCGTCATTTTCTGGGATGGACCTCGAGTTCTCGGTGTTTTAGCCATGTCTCGCGCAATCG GTGATAATTATCTGAAGCCGTTCGTGATATCGGAGCCGGAGGTGACGATCACAGAGAGGACGGCGGAGGACGAGTGCCTGATTCTGGCGAGCGACGGGCTGTGGGACGTGGTGTCGAACGAGACGGCGTGTGGGGTGGCGCGTATGTGCCTGCAGTCGCGGAAGCCGCCGtcgccgccgtcgccgccgaGGTCGCCGGGGAGTGATATGACCGTTACAGCGGCTGGGGAGAGCTCCGATAAAGGCTGCTCCGACGCGTCAATTCTGTTGACGAAACTAGCCCTGGCCCGCCACAGCACTGATAACGTGAGCGTGGTTGTGGTGGACTTGAGGAGAAGCTGTTGA